GCCGGCCGCCACCGACTCGCCAATGGAGCCTACGGTTCGCGCGAGATTCTCCTCAAGGATGTTGCTGTCTTTGAAGAACCGCAGGATTGCCATGCTGAGCACGGCAGCCGGGTAGGTGGCCGCAATGGTCATTCCCGCCTTGAGCCCCAGATAGGCGTTGGCTGCCCCGAGCACCACCGCCATCACCAACCCTGGAATGAGAGCTCTGAGGGTGAACTCCTTCATATCCACGGTCGGCGGGACAAAAGGCTTGTACTCTCTCTTTCCGCTCTGCACTTGCTTGGGTTCGGCCATGCGCTGGATCCTCCTTCGGTTTCACCGGCCCACTCTTTCGCTCCACCGAAAAGCGTCGCGCCCGCAGGACCAACCGTGCACGGGGTGCAAACGCACCGCCAACTTAAAACAAAATGCGGTAAAAGTCAAGTGGAAAAAGTCACCTGCACCACAATTCCACAGCCAAAGCCCCACCCTGAGAAGCCGCAGTGCGCCCGCCTGGGGCTTGTCGTTGGAGATGGGCAGACCGAGTCCCCCGAGAAGACTACGGGGATCGACGACTTCGGCAGCGCCTTCCCTTGCGGCTGGGGCCCATTCTTCACCGTGGGAGACTGTCACGCGCGCTGAGCAGCAAGGCCACATTCCAGGCAAGAAGCCTCTTCAGGGCAAAAGACCATGAGGCGAGGCAAGTCGCAGTGTCCCTGGCCCCTTTCGGCTTGAACGTCGCCTCTGGCCCCGCCTATTTCGCTTGGCCTTCGCCGGGCTCCTTCCAGCGCCGCGCCTCGTTGCGGTGAGCGTCGCGGAATGGCTTCCCTCGCAGCGCTTCCGCCAACACCCGCTGCACGCTGTAGAGCTCGTCGCTCATTGCCTTTCGGCAGCGCTCCTCGTCGACCTCGATCTTGCTCGCGACATGGGCCGCTATGTCCAGTGACTCCCTTGTGGCGCGCAACGCGCTCAGCACTTTGTTCTTGATGAGCTGCAGATCGCGGTGGTAGCCTGAGATCAAGTTGCCGCTCAGGGTAGCCACTGCGAATTCGTCGGCGACCACCACATGGTATTGGGCGCGCAGCACCTCGAGCACGTCGGGGTTCTGCTTGTGGGGCATCAGCGAGCTGCCCGTGCACAGCTCAGTCGGCAGACGAAAGTAGCCCAACTCCGGCAGCGAAAAGAGAATGACGTCTGTTGCTAAGCGGTTGAGGTCGCCCAGCAGCATGCCGAGCACGTGCAAGATAGCCGCCTCGAACTTCCCACGACTGTTCTGTACGTAGAGTGCGTTCTGCTGCACGCGGGCGAAGCCCAGCTCCTTGGCGGTGAATGCGCGGTCCACCTCAATGGGCAGGCCATAGCCTGCTCCCGTACCCAGCGGTGACTGGTCCACCAGCCTGAACAGCCAGCGCAGCGCGTCCAGATTGTCGAGCATCGCTTCGGTGAAGGCGCCGACCCAGAGGCCGACGGTGGAGGGCATGGCCTTGCGCGTGTGCGTGTAGCCAGGCATGGGCACTGGGCCCCACCGCGCGGCAAATGCCTCAAAGACCGCGAGGAGACGTTGGGCCCGCTCTTCGATCTCGCGCAAGCGCGCTTTGTATAGAAGGCGCAAAGCCGCGAGGACCTGCTCGTTTCGAGAGCGGGCCGTATGGATCTTCTTCCCGGCTTCGCCGACCCTTGCCACCAGGAAGTGCTCGATGGCGGTGTGGCAATCTTCCTGCTCGGGACGGATTTCGAAGGCTCCTTGTCGCGCCAAGTCGCGGATCTCATGCAGCGCTACGATGAGCCTCTCCTCTTCCTCTGCAGTCAACACGCCCAATCTGCGGAGCATCTTGGCGTGCGCCACCGAGGCCTGGCAGTCATACTCCACCAGCTCGCGATCGACGATGTAGTCATCGCCCACCGTGTAGCGCTCCACCTCTGGGTCCAGCCGCCCCTCATCGCTCCACAGCTTCATCCTCGCCTCCGCGTCAATTGTGCACGCCAATCGTACGGGAATCGCTTGCGCAGGACAATGCTGTGCGCCTTCAGCCGAATAGCATTGATCTCGATGAAGCCGTGCGAGTCGGTGGCGTCAAAGCCGCCCTCCACGTCCATGCTCGACAGTTCGCGGTCATAAAGCGAGATGGGCGATTCCCTTCCCACACAGTAGACGTTCCCCTTGAAAAGGGCCAGACGCACTTTGCCATCGATTGCCTCCTGGCTCTTTTCGATGGCGCTCAGCAGAAAGTCCATCTCTGGCGAGAACCAGAAGCCGTTGTAGATGAGCTCGGAAAACTTGGGTGCCAACATGTCCCGCAGGTGCATCACCTCCTTGTCCATGGCGATCCCTTCCAGATCGCGGTGCGCGGCCCACAGGATAGTGGCTCCAGGCGACTCGTACACGCCGCGCGACTTTATGCCAATGAAGCGGTTCTCCACCATGTCCACCCGGCCGACGCCGTGCACTTCACCCAACTCGTTGAGGTAGAGAAAGAGCTCCAGCGGCGTCTCCTTCGTCGTTCCATCATCGAGATTGACCACCTTCACCGGAAAGCCATCCTTGAAATCGATCTCAATGACGCTCTCTTTGTCAGGCGTGTCCTGGAGAGGGCGAGTGCGAGTGAAAATGTCTTCCGAGGGACGCAGCGCCGGGTCCTCGAGAATGCCAGCCTCGTGACTGATGTGCATGAGGTTTTCGTCCTCACTGTAAGGCTTTTTCGCAGAGGCTTTGACCGGGATGCCATGCTTCTCCGCATAGCGAAGCAGGTCGGTGCGCCCCTTGAACGTCTGCAGGAACTCCGGGTCCTTCCAGGGAGAGATGATTTTGATCTGGGGATTGAGTGCGTAGTAGGAAAACTCGAACCGCACCTGGTCGTTCCCCTTACCGGTGGCGCCGTGCGCTACATAGGCCGCATGTGCCAACTCGGCGATCTCCACCTGCTTTTTGGCCAAGAGCGGCCTGGCAAGCGCCGTCCCGAGCAAATAGCGACCCTCGTAGATGGCGTTGCCGCGCATTGCAGGGAAAATGAAGTCAACGACAAACTCCTCCCGCAAGTCCTCCACATAGACCTTACTGGCTCCGGTGCGATAGGCCTTCTGGCTGATCTCGGCAAAGTCCTCGTTCTGTCCCACATTGCCCACAAAACAGACCACCTCGAACCCCTTTTCCAACAACCACTTCAGGATCACGGAAGTATCCAGACCCCCGCTGTAGGCCAGAATAACCTTTTCCATGGGCGTACTCCTCACTCAAGGGATAATAGAAACAACACTCCACCAGCCGGGCTCATCGACCCATGGGGCAACCGTCTTGCTGGAAAAATGCGAATGTGGGGGAAAGGTTAGGGCCGGGGTGCGACCCCGGCACGGCGACGCGCGCAACGGTAAAGATGGGCCATGACGACCCACGCTGTGGGAGCAGCTCTCATTGTCTGTGTCCTTTGGCACCGCATGGCATAGCGGCAGGTTTCAATCGCTGCAGTAAGTTTACCACGAAATGACCAGACTATCAAGGACTTTTTCTCGCAAGCAGTGAGCGAAGAGCTGACAGCGAAGGTAAAAAGCGACCGGGGAGGAGGAGGTTTGAGGTTCTTAAGGGGGGAGTTCGAGGAGGAATGGCCGAGCATTGCGGAATGTGGTTGCCTGATCTCCTGAACCTGCTGAATATTTGCCCCCAGGAGCTTTGGGCGGGGGAGGCACGGCGATGCAGTGGGAGTAATAAACCGCTTTCCTCCCAGGTTGTCCACAGTGAGGTAAACGAGGAAGGCAGGCCTCAGCGGAGCAACACGGGAATTTGCCGCCACCCGGTTCGCCCTGCGCACGCGGCTGAGGGGGCTTGAGCAGCGAAGACAGCAGAGGTTGGCGACCGCTCGCCGGCCTGACCCGATATACCTCGCAAGACGGCAACGGAGGATGAGCCGGTGATCCCCTTAGCTCGGAGAGCCCGAAGGCACACCACGGTACCCCGGTCTTCACCAAGGCGATCGCGCGCATCATGGGCCCGGCTGGCTCGGTGAGGAGAAGAATGTGGCGGCGCTTGGGAGGAGTATACCACCAAGGCAACTGCCTGCGTGTACGTGTGTCCTCACGACGGTGGGAAGAACCTTCTGGGCCTCGGCCCGGCATTGATCAGGCGCGAGAAAATATGGACTGCTGCGGCACCAGCACACAGTGCGCGGCTGCGCACACGATGGGGAAGGGCAAAGCTGCAGGCACGCGACGGATGGCGCCGACGAGGCCGTCATTGGCCGCCATCTGCCGAGTCGGGAGAAGGCCTATGCAGGACATCTCGGCAAGACGACTTTTCACAAGGACAAAAGCTTAGGGTTCCGCGCCGGCACTGAAGAGGAAGGACGAGAGCGCCTTCCGAGTGGTAGTCGGCAAAGCGGGCGTGAAGCACGGTGGCACTTTGCCGCGACCCACCATCCGGCAGAGGGATGCGGAGGCCTTTCATCGTATCGCTGAAGATGAGCTGCACGACCCCAAGGACTATTGCGGGCCGGGGGAATTGAGGGCGGAGGCCTGTGCGCTGTACCTCTACTTCAAGAAAAAGAGAATCGCCTCCCTGGGTGAAACACCCCGGTAGAGATCCTCAAGCAGAGCGGAAGCACGACCTCTGTCCAGCTTCTTCCCCAACGAGCCTCAAAGCCGGTGAGCTTGCGCGGCAGTTCGAAGGCCAACTACCGCGTGCGGTCACCGGTCACCGCCTACAAAAAAGGTAAGAAAACGCTTGACCATGAGCGGTGGAGTTACTATGATAAACGCACCCTGCTTATCGCACATCGCCGCGGGGACACATACCATGCAACCGTTGACCATACAAGCGCCCGTCTTGGCCGCTGGCAGCCGTCCAGGGCTCCTGTGTCGCCATGTCCGGGGTCGCGACAGCAGCGAACTGCGCGAAGTTATCCGCGCCGGGAAACCCAAGCATCTGCCGGTCGTTGTGACCCGCGACGAGCTCAAGGCCGTGGTTAATCATCCTGCCGGCGACAAGTGGCTTACAGGCTCACTAATGCCTTGCGCGGGCCTACCCCGGATGGAATCCCTGCGGCTGCGCGTTCGGGACATTGACTTGGCGGGGGTCGAGGTCACGGTTCGGGGCGGCAAGGGGGCTAAGGACCGGCCGACGGTGCTTTCCGAATCACTCAAGAGACCCCTCCGGGATCATCTGGGCAAGCTCAAAGCAGTCCACGAACAGGATGTGGCCGAAGGACCGGGCCGAGTGCAAACGCCCCACGCCCCGGACCGCAAGTATCCGCGCGCGCCCGCCGAATGGCGCCGGGAATGGGGTTTCCCCCA
This portion of the candidate division KSB1 bacterium genome encodes:
- a CDS encoding argininosuccinate lyase, producing MKLWSDEGRLDPEVERYTVGDDYIVDRELVEYDCQASVAHAKMLRRLGVLTAEEEERLIVALHEIRDLARQGAFEIRPEQEDCHTAIEHFLVARVGEAGKKIHTARSRNEQVLAALRLLYKARLREIEERAQRLLAVFEAFAARWGPVPMPGYTHTRKAMPSTVGLWVGAFTEAMLDNLDALRWLFRLVDQSPLGTGAGYGLPIEVDRAFTAKELGFARVQQNALYVQNSRGKFEAAILHVLGMLLGDLNRLATDVILFSLPELGYFRLPTELCTGSSLMPHKQNPDVLEVLRAQYHVVVADEFAVATLSGNLISGYHRDLQLIKNKVLSALRATRESLDIAAHVASKIEVDEERCRKAMSDELYSVQRVLAEALRGKPFRDAHRNEARRWKEPGEGQAK
- a CDS encoding argininosuccinate synthase, which gives rise to MEKVILAYSGGLDTSVILKWLLEKGFEVVCFVGNVGQNEDFAEISQKAYRTGASKVYVEDLREEFVVDFIFPAMRGNAIYEGRYLLGTALARPLLAKKQVEIAELAHAAYVAHGATGKGNDQVRFEFSYYALNPQIKIISPWKDPEFLQTFKGRTDLLRYAEKHGIPVKASAKKPYSEDENLMHISHEAGILEDPALRPSEDIFTRTRPLQDTPDKESVIEIDFKDGFPVKVVNLDDGTTKETPLELFLYLNELGEVHGVGRVDMVENRFIGIKSRGVYESPGATILWAAHRDLEGIAMDKEVMHLRDMLAPKFSELIYNGFWFSPEMDFLLSAIEKSQEAIDGKVRLALFKGNVYCVGRESPISLYDRELSSMDVEGGFDATDSHGFIEINAIRLKAHSIVLRKRFPYDWRAQLTRRRG